A genomic region of Enterococcus sp. 12C11_DIV0727 contains the following coding sequences:
- a CDS encoding acyl-CoA thioesterase, which produces MKCSQTRAIQTHMITYPHLNFHKTLFGGQLMAWLDETAGIAAVRVSRAAIVTASVDHLDFLAPLKASHSVCIDAYVSGVGTRSMEIFAKVIGEDLFTGERYLAGTCFMTFVVPKGASLPENIEPETKEEHFICQGYEARKQVRQAKRQESLDLAQNVDLTIPWN; this is translated from the coding sequence ATGAAATGTTCCCAAACAAGAGCGATCCAAACACATATGATCACCTATCCTCATTTGAATTTTCATAAAACGTTATTTGGCGGTCAATTGATGGCGTGGTTAGATGAAACGGCAGGCATCGCTGCTGTTCGAGTATCAAGAGCCGCAATCGTGACCGCTTCTGTGGATCACTTAGACTTTCTAGCGCCGTTAAAAGCCAGCCACTCTGTCTGTATCGATGCCTATGTGTCTGGTGTCGGCACACGTTCAATGGAAATATTTGCTAAAGTGATCGGAGAAGACTTATTTACGGGTGAACGTTATTTAGCAGGTACTTGCTTTATGACCTTTGTTGTACCTAAAGGAGCCAGTTTACCTGAAAACATCGAACCTGAGACAAAAGAAGAACACTTTATCTGCCAAGGTTACGAAGCGAGAAAACAAGTTAGACAAGCAAAACGACAAGAAAGTCTTGATCTTGCTCAAAACGTCGATTTGACCATTCCTTGGAATTAA
- the ruvB gene encoding Holliday junction branch migration DNA helicase RuvB, translating to MTEDERLLSAETTSEGEESLEKSLRPQFLEQYIGQDKVKQELTIYIEAARNREEALDHALLYGPPGLGKTTMAMVIANEMRVNIRTTSGPAIERAGDLVAILNELEPGDVLFIDEIHRLPRVVEEMLYSAMEDFYVDIMVGQGTTAHPVHFPLPPFTLIGATTRAGMLSAPLRDRFGIISHMEYYETQDLKEIVLRSADIFQTEIVEEGAFEIARRSRGTPRIANRLLKRVRDFAQVQSNGTIDRGIADQALTLLQVDHQGLDYVDQKLLKTMIELYGGGPVGLSTLAVNISEETETVEDMYEPYLIQKGFIKRTPRGRIATALAYEHFGYESYYQE from the coding sequence ATGACAGAAGATGAAAGACTACTTTCCGCTGAAACAACAAGCGAAGGAGAAGAGTCCTTAGAAAAGTCACTACGTCCCCAATTTCTCGAACAATATATCGGTCAAGATAAAGTCAAACAGGAGCTAACGATCTATATCGAAGCTGCCCGTAATCGGGAAGAGGCCCTAGATCATGCTCTTTTGTATGGACCACCTGGACTGGGTAAAACAACGATGGCAATGGTGATTGCCAATGAAATGCGTGTCAATATCCGTACCACCAGCGGACCAGCAATCGAACGTGCAGGAGATCTAGTTGCTATTTTAAATGAATTAGAGCCAGGTGATGTTTTATTTATCGATGAAATTCATCGTCTCCCTCGAGTAGTAGAAGAAATGCTTTATTCAGCAATGGAGGATTTCTACGTAGATATCATGGTAGGGCAAGGAACAACGGCTCACCCTGTTCATTTTCCCTTGCCGCCTTTCACCTTGATTGGTGCAACCACTAGAGCAGGGATGTTATCAGCGCCACTTCGAGATCGCTTTGGGATTATTTCCCATATGGAATATTATGAAACACAGGACCTGAAAGAAATCGTCTTGCGTTCTGCGGACATTTTCCAAACAGAAATCGTAGAAGAAGGCGCATTTGAGATTGCTCGCCGTTCTCGAGGTACCCCACGAATCGCCAATCGTCTGTTAAAACGAGTACGTGATTTTGCCCAAGTCCAGTCAAACGGGACAATTGATCGCGGCATTGCTGATCAGGCGTTGACCTTACTACAAGTCGATCATCAAGGCTTAGATTATGTCGATCAAAAATTATTGAAGACCATGATCGAATTATACGGCGGTGGTCCTGTTGGGTTAAGTACGTTAGCTGTTAACATCAGTGAAGAGACGGAAACCGTGGAAGATATGTATGAACCTTATTTGATTCAGAAAGGGTTTATTAAAAGAACACCAAGAGGTCGGATCGCAACGGCATTGGCTTATGAGCATTTTGGATATGAATCATATTATCAGGAATAA
- the mutL gene encoding DNA mismatch repair endonuclease MutL: protein MGKIQELSEQLANQIAAGEVVERPASVVKELVENAIDAGSTQIDIFIEEAGLKTIQVIDNGEGIAKEDILNAFKRHATSKIHTRDDLFRIRSLGFRGEALPSIASVSEISVETAVSDEEEGSLVQMKGGTIEEHRPAALRKGTKITVSNLFFNTPARLKYVKTIQTELANVGDIVNRLALSHPKIAFRLVHDGNKMMNTAGNGDLKQTIAGIYGISTAKKMLKIEAKDLDFKLTGYVSLPEVTRASRNYLSTIINGRYIKNFALNKSIVDGYGSKLMVGRFPLAVVEIEMDPLLVDVNVHPTKQEVRLSKEKELMTLISTAIREVLSHEQLIPNAADNLRFKKKVEMQPKVEQMEIPLTEPEAPAKPNRKPSSLGYDAASGNFFVKETTAEFSTQKPVNSWAQTPEPQTKEDSEREALLAYAFSSPEERASFPDSDQQALSQTSEETVSSSEEAANVDEQVYEEELSHHPEFDFSETEAKNDLNKMLNKLSDERPKERFPELEYFGQMHGTYLFAQSKDGLYIIDQHAAQERIKYEYFREKIGEVTNDLQELLVPIVIDYPNSDALKIKEQKETLAEVGIHLEDFGQNSFIVRSHPTWYPAGEEESIIREMIDMFLTTGSVSVKKFREATAIMMSCKRSIKANHYLNEQQARVLLKDLETCENPFNCPHGRPVLIHFTNSDMEKMFKRIQDPH from the coding sequence ATGGGAAAAATCCAAGAACTATCTGAACAGCTTGCCAATCAGATCGCTGCGGGTGAAGTAGTAGAACGTCCGGCATCTGTAGTTAAAGAACTTGTTGAAAACGCCATTGATGCTGGCAGTACGCAAATTGACATTTTCATTGAGGAAGCTGGCTTGAAGACGATTCAAGTCATTGATAATGGTGAAGGAATCGCTAAAGAGGACATCTTAAATGCCTTTAAACGACATGCAACAAGTAAAATTCATACCCGAGATGATCTATTTCGGATCCGTAGCTTAGGCTTTCGCGGTGAAGCCTTGCCCAGTATTGCTTCTGTATCGGAAATCAGCGTTGAAACGGCTGTCTCAGATGAAGAAGAAGGTAGCCTTGTACAAATGAAAGGCGGAACGATCGAAGAACATCGTCCAGCAGCGCTAAGAAAAGGCACAAAAATCACCGTTTCAAACCTGTTTTTCAATACGCCTGCGCGTTTAAAATATGTTAAAACGATCCAAACCGAATTAGCCAATGTGGGCGATATTGTTAATCGTTTAGCCCTGAGCCATCCAAAGATTGCTTTTCGTTTGGTACATGACGGCAATAAGATGATGAATACAGCTGGCAATGGTGATTTGAAACAAACAATCGCAGGTATCTATGGCATCAGTACGGCTAAAAAAATGCTGAAAATCGAAGCGAAAGATTTAGACTTTAAATTGACGGGGTATGTTTCTTTACCGGAAGTTACTAGAGCGAGTCGTAACTATTTATCAACGATCATTAATGGCCGTTACATCAAAAACTTTGCTTTGAATAAATCAATCGTTGATGGTTATGGCTCTAAATTGATGGTGGGTCGTTTCCCATTAGCGGTAGTAGAGATCGAGATGGATCCGCTGTTAGTCGATGTCAATGTTCATCCAACCAAGCAAGAAGTTCGTTTAAGTAAGGAGAAAGAGCTGATGACCTTGATCAGTACAGCGATTCGTGAAGTATTGAGTCATGAGCAACTGATCCCCAATGCGGCAGACAATTTGCGCTTTAAAAAGAAAGTTGAAATGCAGCCAAAGGTCGAACAAATGGAGATTCCGCTAACAGAACCAGAAGCACCGGCTAAACCGAATCGGAAACCTAGTAGTTTAGGATATGATGCAGCTAGCGGTAATTTCTTTGTTAAAGAGACAACGGCAGAATTTTCAACACAAAAACCAGTCAACAGTTGGGCACAAACACCCGAACCACAAACGAAAGAAGACTCTGAGCGAGAGGCTTTGTTGGCCTACGCATTTAGTTCACCTGAGGAGCGAGCTTCCTTTCCTGATAGTGATCAGCAAGCGCTATCTCAGACATCAGAGGAGACTGTTTCATCAAGTGAGGAAGCGGCAAACGTAGATGAACAAGTCTATGAAGAAGAATTGAGCCATCATCCAGAGTTTGATTTTTCAGAGACTGAGGCTAAAAATGACTTAAATAAAATGCTGAACAAGTTATCAGATGAACGTCCTAAAGAACGTTTTCCAGAACTAGAATACTTTGGTCAAATGCATGGCACATACTTGTTTGCTCAAAGTAAAGACGGCCTGTATATCATTGATCAACACGCCGCTCAAGAGCGAATCAAATATGAGTATTTTAGAGAAAAAATCGGTGAAGTTACCAATGATTTACAAGAATTATTGGTACCGATCGTGATTGATTATCCTAATAGTGATGCGTTAAAGATCAAAGAACAAAAAGAAACATTGGCAGAAGTCGGGATTCACTTAGAGGATTTCGGTCAAAACAGTTTCATTGTTCGATCTCATCCAACATGGTATCCAGCAGGAGAAGAAGAATCGATCATTCGGGAAATGATTGACATGTTTTTAACGACTGGATCTGTTAGCGTGAAAAAATTCCGTGAAGCCACCGCAATTATGATGAGCTGTAAACGGTCAATCAAAGCCAATCATTATCTGAATGAACAACAGGCTCGAGTGTTGCTGAAGGATTTAGAAACGTGTGAAAATCCGTTCAATTGCCCTCATGGACGCCCTGTTTTGATCCACTTTACTAACTCAGATATGGAAAAAATGTTTAAACGAATTCAAGATCCACATTAA
- the ruvA gene encoding Holliday junction branch migration protein RuvA, with product MYEYIIGKVTFISPYYIVVETNGIGYQISVGNPYRYSGKTEQQIKIYVHQVIREDAHSLYGFGDLDEKQLFLKLISVSGIGPKSGLAIMASEDHGGLINAIESEDAAYLTKFPGVGKKTAQQMVLDLKGKLGELETSEAAVEAMAKTPANQSANQSLTEALEALSALGYSDKEIKRITPKLEELGKQATDEYLRNALKFMMKR from the coding sequence ATGTACGAATATATCATTGGTAAAGTGACCTTTATCAGCCCTTATTATATTGTAGTCGAAACAAATGGCATTGGTTATCAAATTTCTGTAGGTAATCCGTACCGCTATTCAGGCAAAACCGAACAACAAATCAAAATTTATGTCCACCAAGTGATTCGTGAAGATGCTCATTCATTATACGGATTTGGCGATTTAGATGAAAAACAACTCTTCTTAAAATTGATCAGCGTTTCAGGAATTGGACCTAAAAGTGGTCTAGCAATCATGGCGTCAGAAGATCATGGTGGGTTAATCAATGCCATCGAAAGCGAAGATGCAGCATACTTAACTAAATTCCCAGGGGTGGGTAAAAAAACAGCTCAACAAATGGTTCTTGATCTCAAAGGTAAATTAGGCGAACTAGAAACGTCAGAAGCAGCTGTTGAAGCAATGGCTAAAACACCAGCAAATCAATCAGCCAATCAGTCACTGACAGAAGCCTTAGAAGCATTAAGTGCGCTAGGCTATAGCGATAAAGAAATCAAACGAATCACACCAAAACTAGAAGAACTAGGTAAGCAAGCAACAGACGAATATTTACGTAACGCACTAAAATTCATGATGAAACGTTAA
- a CDS encoding RicAFT regulatory complex protein RicA family protein has protein sequence MEPSITDKKINEELTKLLALLGEDELIQSYKELEAKVQKNEKLTDLVEQIKAAQKDAVQFAHYDKPEAEKAAIQRADALTKEFDEHPLVVAYREQLMEANDLLQHVTDMIQYRINEELEKEG, from the coding sequence ATGGAGCCATCCATTACAGATAAAAAAATCAACGAAGAATTAACCAAATTATTAGCCTTACTTGGTGAGGACGAATTGATTCAGAGTTATAAAGAATTAGAAGCTAAAGTTCAAAAAAATGAGAAACTGACAGATTTAGTTGAACAAATCAAAGCTGCACAAAAAGATGCTGTTCAATTTGCGCATTATGATAAACCAGAAGCGGAGAAAGCTGCAATCCAGCGAGCAGACGCACTAACGAAAGAATTCGATGAACATCCCTTAGTTGTCGCTTATCGAGAACAACTGATGGAAGCCAACGACCTTTTACAACATGTCACAGACATGATCCAGTATAGAATCAATGAAGAGCTAGAAAAGGAAGGGTAA
- the msrB gene encoding peptide-methionine (R)-S-oxide reductase MsrB yields the protein MEKPSKEELKEQLSDIEYAVTQENATERPFTGKYDDFYQEGIYVDIVSGEPLFSSTDKYDAGCGWPAFTKPIEKQDVVEHSDFSLGMHRVEVRSKEADSHLGHVFTDGPTDQGGLRYCINAAALRFIPVAELEKAGYGEYKALFK from the coding sequence ATGGAAAAACCATCAAAAGAAGAGTTGAAAGAGCAGTTATCTGATATCGAATATGCAGTAACCCAAGAAAATGCGACAGAGCGACCTTTCACTGGTAAATATGACGATTTCTATCAAGAAGGCATTTATGTCGATATCGTTAGTGGCGAACCTCTCTTTAGTTCAACAGATAAATATGATGCAGGGTGCGGTTGGCCAGCATTTACGAAACCAATTGAAAAACAAGATGTAGTAGAGCATAGCGATTTTTCTTTAGGAATGCATCGAGTTGAAGTGCGTAGTAAAGAAGCAGACTCTCACCTAGGACACGTCTTTACAGATGGACCTACAGATCAAGGTGGGTTACGTTATTGTATCAATGCGGCAGCTTTGCGGTTTATTCCAGTAGCAGAGTTAGAAAAAGCTGGCTACGGAGAATATAAAGCTTTATTTAAATAA
- a CDS encoding TetR/AcrR family transcriptional regulator — MSESQITKKAISAALIELCGRKLFSKISVQDITKEVGLNRQTFYYHFTDKQDLLRWIYTHDALIYLDSPDVSIDNWEEQALKMLKAIQSKSDFYYNTVSSDSDILRGCFSTITNQLFINLFDQVDQENQLLPEDKIFYARFFSYGCSGVLIDWILGSYKESPLEIATQLFRLAKDTEFFSYRLYAQENELL; from the coding sequence ATGAGCGAATCACAAATAACCAAAAAAGCTATTTCTGCTGCACTGATTGAATTATGCGGTCGAAAATTATTCAGTAAGATCAGCGTTCAAGATATTACGAAGGAAGTCGGTTTAAATCGCCAAACGTTCTATTATCACTTTACCGATAAACAAGATCTATTGCGTTGGATTTATACCCATGATGCCTTGATTTATTTAGATTCGCCAGATGTCTCTATCGATAATTGGGAAGAACAAGCGCTAAAAATGTTAAAAGCGATCCAATCAAAAAGTGATTTCTACTATAATACCGTAAGTTCCGATTCAGATATTCTAAGAGGCTGTTTTTCAACGATCACCAATCAACTGTTTATCAACTTATTTGACCAAGTCGACCAAGAAAACCAATTGCTGCCAGAAGATAAAATCTTTTATGCCCGCTTCTTTTCATATGGCTGTAGTGGTGTTTTGATTGATTGGATCTTAGGCAGCTACAAAGAATCACCTTTAGAAATCGCCACACAGCTATTTCGTTTGGCTAAAGATACCGAGTTTTTCTCTTATCGATTGTATGCGCAAGAAAACGAACTATTGTGA
- a CDS encoding peptide ABC transporter substrate-binding protein translates to MKKKNMTKLISVMMLSTLVLAACGGGGKTGSTDSSSDSKKASGEQLFRLVVQQEMPTADLSLGTNTISFSAFNNIYEGLYRLDAKSKPHAAGAAEMAKKSDDGLTYTFKLREDAKWSNGDPVVAADYVYGWQRTADPKTAAEYAYMFALVKNGADVSDGKKPLDELGIKAISDYELEVTLEQETPYFDYLLAFPSFFPQNKKIVDEKGKDYAATSEASVYNGPFTLTDFDGAGTDTEWSYTKNDQYWDKETVQLDKIEVKVVKEAPTSLNLFQDGQVDDVILSGELAKQMADDPELVIEKDARTSYLEFNQRDEKSPYRNANLRKAISYSIDRDALVDRILGDGSVASTGLVPAGMSFSPEGNKDFADENKNVLTHDTKKAKEYWEKAKKELGIDSFKFDIVGDDTDSTKKILEYIQGAVKETLDGVDVTVTNVPFAVRLDRGKNGDFEVIMGGWGADYADPSSFTDLFLTGGSYNRGRYSNEKYDQLVKDSGSKNAADPEKRWTDMVDAEKLLMDDMGVAPVYQKAEAHMRSSKVKGVIAHGAGARYDYKWTYITE, encoded by the coding sequence ATGAAAAAGAAAAATATGACGAAATTAATCAGTGTTATGATGTTGTCGACACTGGTATTAGCGGCTTGTGGTGGCGGCGGTAAGACTGGTTCGACAGATAGTAGTAGCGACAGCAAAAAAGCGAGTGGGGAACAGCTTTTTCGATTAGTCGTGCAACAAGAAATGCCAACAGCCGATTTATCATTAGGAACAAATACCATCAGTTTTTCAGCCTTTAATAATATTTATGAAGGCTTGTACCGATTAGATGCGAAAAGTAAACCACATGCTGCAGGTGCAGCTGAAATGGCGAAAAAAAGCGATGATGGCTTAACCTATACCTTCAAGCTAAGAGAAGACGCTAAATGGTCAAACGGCGATCCTGTTGTAGCCGCAGACTACGTTTATGGCTGGCAGCGGACAGCAGATCCTAAAACAGCAGCTGAATATGCTTACATGTTTGCCTTGGTTAAAAACGGAGCGGATGTTTCAGACGGTAAAAAACCATTAGATGAATTAGGAATCAAAGCAATCAGTGATTACGAATTAGAAGTAACATTAGAGCAAGAAACACCTTATTTTGATTATCTATTAGCATTTCCATCATTTTTCCCGCAAAATAAAAAAATCGTAGACGAAAAAGGCAAAGATTATGCCGCAACAAGTGAAGCCTCTGTCTATAATGGTCCTTTTACATTGACTGATTTTGACGGTGCAGGAACGGATACGGAGTGGTCTTATACAAAGAATGACCAATATTGGGATAAAGAGACAGTTCAGTTAGATAAGATCGAAGTAAAGGTAGTCAAAGAAGCACCGACCTCGTTGAATCTTTTCCAAGATGGACAAGTTGATGATGTGATTTTAAGTGGTGAATTAGCGAAACAAATGGCCGATGATCCAGAACTTGTGATTGAAAAAGATGCACGAACATCTTATCTAGAATTTAATCAAAGGGATGAAAAATCACCTTATCGCAATGCGAATTTAAGAAAAGCAATCTCTTATTCAATCGACCGTGATGCGTTGGTTGACCGGATTTTAGGAGATGGATCAGTTGCTTCTACAGGGCTAGTTCCAGCGGGCATGTCATTTTCACCAGAAGGCAATAAAGACTTTGCTGATGAAAATAAAAACGTGTTGACTCATGACACTAAAAAAGCAAAAGAATATTGGGAAAAGGCGAAAAAAGAATTGGGCATCGATTCATTCAAATTTGATATTGTCGGTGACGATACCGATTCTACGAAAAAAATATTAGAGTATATCCAAGGGGCAGTCAAAGAGACATTAGATGGCGTGGATGTGACAGTTACTAATGTACCGTTTGCTGTTCGTTTAGATCGTGGTAAAAATGGTGACTTTGAAGTGATCATGGGCGGTTGGGGGGCTGATTATGCCGATCCAAGTAGTTTTACTGATCTATTCCTAACAGGTGGATCATACAATAGAGGACGTTACTCAAATGAAAAATATGATCAACTAGTTAAAGATTCAGGCAGTAAAAATGCCGCAGATCCAGAAAAACGCTGGACAGATATGGTAGATGCTGAGAAGCTATTGATGGACGATATGGGTGTTGCTCCAGTCTATCAAAAAGCAGAAGCACATATGCGCAGTTCAAAAGTTAAAGGTGTGATTGCTCACGGAGCTGGCGCACGTTATGATTATAAGTGGACGTATATTACTGAATAA
- the mutS gene encoding DNA mismatch repair protein MutS — protein MPQKTKNTPMMEQYLAIKEQYQDAFLFYRLGDFYEMFYEDAINASQLLELTLTSRNRNADDPIPMCGIPHHAAQGYIDTLIEKGYKVAICEQVEDPKTTKGMVKREVVQLITPGTVMTSKGLDAKDNNYLTAIVEENGVFGLAYVDLSTGELKTAVLSDEDAVINEASALQTKEIVLGSPLAETLQQTLKDRLNIIFSEQKQAEENAEFSFLTSELTHPLEVEVTGKLLTYLTVTQKRGLSHIQKAVEYQPDHFLKMDHYSKFNLELTQSIRTGLKKGTLLWLLDETKTAMGGRLLKQWLDRPLIQEKQIQTRQAMVQSLLNAYFERVDLQSRLTKVYDLERLAGRVAFGNVNGRDLIQLRTSLEQVPLVRELIVGINQGEWNDLLLDLNPAEDVVELISQAINEEAPLAITEGNIIKDNYNKKLDEYRDAMRHGKQWLAELEAKERQETGIKTLKVGFNRVFGYYIEVTKSNLANLAEGKYERKQTLANAERFITPELKEMETLILEAEEKSVDLEYQLFLEVREQVKANIERLQKLAKTISAVDVLQAFATVSERYQYVRPTLKSNSKELHIVEGRHPVVEKVLGHQEYIPNSVHMSKEDIILLITGPNMSGKSTYMRQLALTVVMAQIGCFVPAESAELPIFDQIFTRIGASDDLIAGQSTFMVEMMEANQALRHATPNSLILFDELGRGTATYDGMALAQAIIEYIHREVKAKTLFSTHYHELTVLDENLTGLKNIHVGAVEKNGEVVFLHKMMEGPADKSYGIHVAKIAGLPSDLLERAATILSALESEEQPLKQIEYKDEIKEDTEQLSLFKEVSTDELSVIDTLKKINLLEMTPMDALNKLHELQKRI, from the coding sequence ATGCCTCAAAAAACGAAGAACACACCAATGATGGAACAATATTTAGCAATCAAAGAACAATATCAGGACGCTTTTCTATTTTACCGATTAGGCGACTTTTATGAAATGTTTTACGAAGATGCGATCAATGCCTCACAGTTGTTAGAATTGACCTTGACGAGCCGTAATCGTAATGCGGATGATCCGATCCCAATGTGTGGTATTCCCCACCATGCCGCTCAAGGCTATATTGATACATTGATAGAAAAAGGCTATAAAGTAGCGATTTGTGAACAAGTAGAAGATCCTAAAACAACCAAAGGTATGGTCAAACGTGAAGTTGTACAGCTGATCACTCCAGGAACGGTTATGACTAGTAAAGGCTTAGATGCAAAAGACAACAACTATTTAACGGCTATCGTAGAAGAAAATGGCGTCTTTGGCTTAGCCTATGTCGATTTAAGTACGGGAGAATTGAAAACGGCGGTCTTAAGCGATGAAGATGCTGTGATCAATGAAGCCTCAGCACTACAAACTAAAGAAATCGTGCTAGGTAGTCCATTAGCAGAAACATTACAACAAACGTTGAAAGACCGTTTGAATATTATTTTTTCTGAACAAAAACAAGCAGAAGAAAATGCCGAGTTCAGCTTTTTAACCAGCGAGCTGACACATCCGCTAGAAGTCGAAGTAACCGGGAAATTATTGACTTATTTAACGGTAACGCAAAAACGCGGATTATCACACATTCAAAAAGCTGTCGAGTACCAACCAGACCATTTCTTAAAAATGGATCACTATTCTAAATTCAACTTGGAATTGACACAATCGATTCGGACTGGTTTGAAAAAAGGAACATTATTATGGTTGTTGGACGAAACAAAAACCGCAATGGGCGGACGTTTGTTAAAACAATGGCTGGATCGTCCCTTGATCCAAGAAAAACAAATCCAAACACGCCAAGCGATGGTTCAATCATTATTAAATGCCTACTTTGAGCGTGTCGATCTACAGTCTAGACTGACAAAAGTATATGATTTAGAACGTTTAGCTGGCCGTGTCGCATTTGGAAATGTTAATGGACGTGATTTGATCCAACTAAGAACATCCTTAGAACAAGTTCCATTGGTTCGTGAATTGATTGTTGGCATCAACCAAGGAGAATGGAATGATCTGTTACTTGATTTAAATCCAGCAGAGGATGTTGTTGAACTGATCAGTCAAGCAATCAACGAAGAAGCACCCCTTGCGATTACTGAAGGAAATATCATTAAAGATAATTACAATAAAAAATTAGATGAATACCGCGATGCGATGCGTCATGGCAAACAGTGGCTAGCTGAATTAGAAGCCAAAGAACGCCAAGAAACAGGCATCAAAACCCTAAAAGTTGGGTTTAACCGTGTATTTGGTTATTATATCGAAGTCACAAAATCTAATTTAGCCAACTTAGCAGAAGGCAAATACGAACGTAAGCAAACTTTAGCAAATGCAGAGCGCTTTATCACACCAGAACTAAAAGAGATGGAAACCCTGATCTTAGAAGCAGAAGAAAAATCAGTTGATCTAGAATATCAACTATTTCTAGAGGTACGTGAACAAGTCAAAGCGAACATCGAACGACTGCAAAAATTAGCGAAAACGATCAGTGCCGTTGATGTGTTACAAGCCTTTGCTACCGTCAGTGAACGATACCAATATGTGCGTCCAACTTTAAAAAGCAATAGCAAAGAATTGCATATTGTGGAAGGGCGGCACCCCGTTGTGGAGAAGGTTTTAGGCCACCAAGAATATATTCCAAATAGTGTGCATATGAGTAAAGAAGACATCATTCTATTGATCACTGGACCAAATATGTCAGGTAAAAGTACCTATATGCGTCAACTTGCGTTAACTGTAGTAATGGCTCAAATTGGTTGTTTTGTACCAGCTGAATCAGCTGAGTTACCGATTTTTGACCAAATATTTACCAGAATTGGCGCATCAGATGACTTGATTGCAGGCCAAAGTACCTTTATGGTAGAAATGATGGAAGCCAATCAAGCATTACGTCACGCTACCCCAAACAGTTTGATTTTATTCGATGAGTTGGGACGTGGGACGGCAACTTATGATGGAATGGCATTAGCCCAAGCAATCATCGAATATATCCACCGAGAAGTCAAAGCCAAAACACTGTTCTCTACTCACTATCATGAACTAACCGTGTTAGATGAAAACCTAACCGGATTAAAAAATATTCATGTCGGGGCTGTGGAAAAAAATGGCGAAGTTGTCTTCCTACATAAAATGATGGAAGGTCCAGCGGATAAAAGTTATGGGATCCATGTAGCGAAAATCGCCGGATTACCAAGCGATTTATTAGAACGTGCAGCAACGATCCTTTCTGCTTTAGAGTCAGAAGAACAACCCCTAAAACAGATTGAATACAAAGATGAAATCAAAGAAGATACAGAACAATTATCCCTCTTTAAAGAAGTATCCACCGATGAATTAAGTGTGATCGATACGTTAAAGAAAATCAACTTATTAGAGATGACACCAATGGACGCTTTAAATAAATTACACGAACTACAAAAAAGAATCTAA
- a CDS encoding Maf family protein: protein MAVILASQSPRRHELLSRIISDFEVVPADIDEDVKSYFTPMDYVLTMAAQKAAHIAKQYPNDLVIGSDTIVTIDNEILGKPTSREDGFRMLRQLSGRTHKVYTSVVLMKDDQESSATVPATVEFYDLTDEEINRYLDTKEYEDKAGAYGIQEQGALLVKSIQGDYYSIMGLPIATLYRMLPSFDQC from the coding sequence ATGGCAGTTATCCTGGCCTCTCAATCGCCGCGTAGACATGAGTTATTAAGTCGCATCATTTCTGATTTTGAAGTAGTACCGGCTGATATTGATGAAGATGTAAAAAGTTATTTTACGCCAATGGATTATGTTTTGACGATGGCGGCGCAAAAAGCAGCTCATATTGCAAAACAGTATCCAAATGATCTAGTGATCGGTTCTGATACGATCGTCACGATCGATAATGAAATATTGGGAAAACCCACTTCTAGAGAAGATGGCTTTCGGATGTTGAGACAACTGAGTGGTAGAACACATAAAGTGTACACCAGTGTTGTCTTGATGAAAGATGATCAAGAATCTTCTGCAACGGTTCCAGCAACAGTTGAATTTTATGATTTGACAGATGAAGAAATCAATCGTTATTTAGATACAAAAGAGTATGAAGACAAAGCAGGCGCATATGGAATCCAAGAACAAGGAGCCCTGTTAGTAAAAAGTATCCAAGGGGATTACTATTCGATCATGGGCCTTCCAATCGCTACTCTTTATCGTATGCTGCCGTCTTTTGATCAGTGCTAG